The DNA segment TTATTTTACTAGCCagtaatgtttttgtttatttcagcACTACTCCGCCTCCTGTTGATTCATTTGAATTGAATATTTCTATGGATGGTATTTGTTGCGAACGCAACTTGTCAGTTCCTCGACAACCGTAAATACCGTTTCAATAATGACGCGATTATACTTGTACTGTTTTacaattcatttatttcgCAAATCTTTCACAAGCTTTAAGCAGGGTTTTAAAAACGCGGTATTCCTTGCACGGTATAAAACGTAGAGAGCTAACGTGACCTACGCGCGTTCCTCTTATAACTTGTTTCCCGCGATGGCCGTCGGGCCACCGCTACATCGCGATCATAACCCTTTTTCGCCGATCGAAATGGATATTACTGCATAGGACGTCAGATACACCCATCGCCGTTGTTAGACATTAAATACCTAAACATAATATTAAGACTACCTACTTGGGACGATTTACATTTAGTATATTTAGGAGTCTTGAGGAAATTAATGATAGGTTTTACGACAGGATCTTTTATCAACGAGAAATGGAATTTAGATGAGCaggatcaaatttcaaggcttctagttcaaattaaataaaccaGCAGAATTTCAGAGAGCAGTAAGGTCCCTCAAATGTATAAAATTTTGGAAGGGGTTCGAATACCGAACCTTCCTACATCTTATCAGCGTTTCTCTTCTAAAAAGCAGAATAAGTGACAGGGCACATCATCACTTCAAATTGTTGGTAGCTATTACAATGTTTTCCAccaaaatttataaaaactaTTGGAAGTACGCGGGGTCATTATTAAATCAATTCGTTTCAGAATTAAGCTCAATCAATCTAcgatcgtatttttttttattattaattattaaaaaataaaaaattaaattatcaaaTTTTGACTTACAATGTTCATAATCTAGTTCATGTACAATAAGATGTAAAAAATATCGGACCCCTTCGAACTATTTCAACGTTTCCAGCCGAAAACAAATATCAGCAAATTAAAAGATTTGTCAGGACAGGGAATAATTGCTTGAGCTAAGTCGTAGGTAGGATAGGCGAACTTAGTAGAATTGAAACAAGTacacagaaaataaaaattatgtatCCATATATAAAATTTAGACAGGAAGAATCAATTTTACATGTCAGGTcagattttgttttaagaCAGGGAAATAGAAACGCAtggtttttaacaaaaaaaaatgaaatagttcGTTACATCAGGGCAACCGAATTATCAGGAACGTTTGCTATTAAGGGGCACCAGATTTTAAGGAAAAGGGCAGCTTTTACGTATCCAAGTAGTTCAGAAGTAATATTTAATTACATAGCTAGCGTAGACGATTTATCTTCTGAAATAGTTAGGATAaatgttaaggccgggctacattgatcatACTCCGTagcgtaatttcgattttcactagcgcatctggcggcggctgtcggaagcattttgccaaacaatttgtagccgcttcagaaaatgttatttctccttgttttttactttaactggactggaaaagctatgcaattgatagataaatatgtttttcaagtatttcagccactttcgcatcaaaaatcgatgaaaaaacaacttaaatttgagatccggcacgaccattccctcgacgacCAAAAGAAGCTTCCTCCTGTCTCCGcgagatgcgctagtgaaaatcaaaattacactagcgattACGGGCAATGTTCCCCGGCCTTTATGCTTCGCGAAAGCAATGAGAGACGAAcaataaagaagaagaacgtaaaggccgggctacattgatcgtactccgtagtgtaattttatATTCAAAGCTGCGCGTGCATCCTCAACACTTCTGGACCTACGCAAACAATAAGCGCAAATCTTCCGGTTTCCCATGTTTGATCCGCTACAAGGGGAACCGAGCTTGCACACTCCCAGATATGTGCGATTTGTTTGCTACACGTTTTGAGGACACTTTTGTTTCTGAAAACATGCACCCCGAGGCTCTTCATGCTGCACTTTCTAACACACCCGCAGATGCACTTCGTCCCATGCTTCCGGTCATTAATACCTCGTTAGTCACCCGCGCCATAGACCGCATAAAGATGTCCTACACCGCCGGCCCTGATGGCATCCCGGCAGTGATCCTGAAAAAGTGCACTGCGTCGATTGCTCCAATACTAGTAAAAATCTTCGAGGAATCACTACGTTCATGCACCTTTCCTGTCTCCTGGAAGGTCTCATGGTTAACACCAATCCATAAGAAAGGCTGCAAGAATGAGGCTTCTAACTATCGGGGCATTACATCGCTAGGGGCCATCGCAAAAGTGCTTGAGCTGCTTGTTTATGAACCGTTACTGGCCTCTGCCCGCAATTACATCAGCCCGAATCAGCACGGATTTGTCCCTAACAGATCAACAACCACAAACCTTATGCAATTCGTCAGTAGCTGCCATAAATCCATTGATGCTCGCCTTCAAGTAGATGTCATTTACACCGATTTAAAAGCCGCCTTCGATAGGATATCTCACGTCATATTACTAGCAAAACTCGACAGACTCGGCCTCCCAGATCCCCTAGTTGCTTGGCTGAGATCATACCTAATCATACCGCACTTATTCCGTTAGGATGGGGCCCCATTTATCTAGATCCCTCCGTGCATCTTCTGGCGTCCCTCAAGGCAGCAATCTGGGACCTTTACTATTTGTCCTTTATATAAATGATGTCTCCACGATCCTTCCTGCGGATAATCACCTGCTCTATGCGGACGACACCAAAATCTTTCGGCAAATCCAGGGACCAGACTACCATCGCATACTCCAGGCTTCACTAGAAGAATTCGATAACTGGTGCACGCGAAACTCCTTAACCATTTGTGTTGATAAGTGTgttaccatcaccatcagccgTTCGCGCTCTCCAGTGCTTTTCGACTACACGCTAAACGGGCAAACTTTGCAGAGAGTCGATTGTGTCAAGGACTTGGGTGTTTTCGTCGACGCGAGACTCACGTTTGAGCAACACCTTGATCACGTTGTGACAAGATGCAGTCAACTGTTAGGTTTAGTCGTTAACATGACTCGCGAGCTCTCTGACCCAATCTGCACCAAAACTCTTTATTGTGCTCTTATTCGATCAGTGCTGGAGTATGGCAGCGTTGTGTGGTGGCCCTCCTCTGCTCGGGGGGTTGCGCGCTTGGAGTCCATCCAGCGTAGGGCTACCCGTTTCGCGCTCCGTTCGTGGGGCAGCAACAACGACTACACAACAAGGTGTTTGTTGCTCGGGTTACCCCAACTCGACGACCGAATACGAAATGCTAGGCTGGCTTTTATCGTTGGGCTTCTCAATGGTAGCATCGACTGTCCGGTTTTGCTCTCGTCGATACAGCTGTACGTGCCTGCAAGAACTCTCCGCCCTCGGGCGATGCTGGCCATCCCAGAGACAAGGACCGCCTTCGCCTCCCGAGACCCGTTTTTGCGTATATGTCTTGCTCTGAATGCGGAATCTGATGCGTATGAGCCCGGCATGACGCTGGCAAATGTGTTGAGTCGCATTAATTTACTTCGCGCCTCTCGCCAGAATCTTTAGCGTCCttgtaattgttattgttgttattattgtgttaTTGTAACGCGTGtgactatttttgttttattcctaTTGTACCCTTACATATATCGAGAGGGCTTATGAGGTCCGTCgatcatttaataaatatacaaatatactagcgcatctggcggcgaccagcgcaagctagatgtgGGTATAATTTAAGTGccaaaattattcatgcttggtgtctcatcaatttttgaccaGGCTGTccaaagtgggtttattatacaggtgggcttatcccgaacaatttgacagccgtgccgtagaaaaatgaaaacgaaatgacaggaggggattcgatcatttgttgatgtatgcgtgagaattccaatggctgttttggttgatgtgtcgtagtgtgggtgaaaaactacgtatcacaatcgaatcccctcctgtcattcgttcgtccaatatggccttcccgccaaacctataagcccacctagtccctatacccactttgaggCTGTCTGTATGCCGTTTGACATGttgatcaaaatcaataaattgctACAGGTAAGGACGCCGAGTACTGCTGGGCAAATCGTCATTTGACAGTTGGGTGCCTAAGCTTCATACAAAGCGCACGACAACATTCCTTCCCATCTGCCAAACTCCAACCATCATGGCTTCCACAGCCAAATCTTCCACATATAATTGTAGTCTATGTTATCACCTTGATCGCAGCAGTGTGCATTGTTTATCGTTTGAATCGTTTGCCGGCTGGTGTTTAGTAGAAGTGAAAATTTTGGTGGTTCtcgattttttggaaaaatgagCGAGCCAGAGCTTTAAAATGACAACAACGAAGTCCGGGATCGTTCCCGATCTCGTTCCCGTTGTCCGCAGGCACGTCGTTTGTGGGTTCAGGACTTATTCCTGAACCGAAACGAAACCGGCAACCGGCTACTGACCGACATCACGACATCGGGTATATACGAGATGATGAACCGATTTTTAAGGATGAAGAAGGAAGATTTCTTCCATTTACTGTCCCTTGTTGGTCCAAAAATTGCGAAAATGGACACAGATTTCCGCAAAGCAATCACGGAACAGGAAAGGCTGCTGATAACATTGCGGTATCTTGCGACTGGATAGACATTTACCAGCCTGCAATACGTGTTTCGGGTaagtaatattatttttgctttttgctttttgctaagCACACTTTTATCAatcaacatataattttagGTGTCGAGGCATTCTATCAGCAGAATAGTTAAAGAGACGTGCGCATGTCTTATCGAGGCTTTGCGGGATTATGTCAAGGTAAGTTGCGGGTGTAACCAGCCTCGCTTcagtgtttatgtgtttaaaaCGTTCAGCCCGGTGGCAGGCACCAGGGCCTGCCAGTAAACTTTCCCGTTTGCCGGGGCCAACCATTGCTCTGGGGACTCTTTGGCTAGAGAAACAGAATACATTGCGAACAACTGTACTCTAATCGCATGAATACAACGGTGTGAaggtaaaaaaatgattttctaaaTATTATTGCGATTGATAAAGACATCAACCCACACACAACAGTATTGATGAAGAGAGTAGAGTTGAAATTATAGCgaaaaactttattttttctacatGCACCTTTGGATCAAAATTCACTGCTTGGGTAGTAGATGCCGGCGGATagttcatgaaaaaaagagCCGGAATGAACGTGTGAAATGTGCTGCAGTACGTTTTCCTCTTGAACGTCCTCGTATGAAAAGAGtcagccggaatcgattccaatccgtgggtgcagcgggtgcgctaggttggaatcaaatccgacccgcgggtgcaacgagttcgggtcgacccgaaagatcagtaggtgcgagaaagcataaacgaatccgacccgttggtgcagcgagttcgggtcgggtcgggccacGGTAGGTTCAATACCCGACCCGtactcgttgcaccaacgggtcagagtcgcttatgctttctcgcacctaatgatctttcgggtcgacccgaactcgctgcaaccgaacctaccgtggcccgacccgacccgaactcgcagcaccaacgggtcggattcgcttatgctttctcgcacctaccggAGTATTTGCACCCACTGAAACTACTTATACCTTTTGGGTtgacccgaacgactccgggtcgctttcggatggctccgacccgataggttcgggtcgacccgcccatTACTAAAAGGTTCATGTAATATGAAAacggaaactttttttttcctcgaaCGTTGCTCTTCAATCAAGTAACTAATGTGATAtacaaaactcaaaaagtattcaaagttgtgttttaaagattttttttaatgattctaATAACTCCCGCTGAATTTTCATAATGCGTCTCCTTTTTGGAGACGGAATAAGCCGAAGCTCATCGGCCACGTACCGGCCGAAATCGTCCGGATCTGCGGTTTCCGGTGCGCCTGTTGCACCCGAAACCGGTTGTTGCAGCCGGTTGTTGAGGGCCCCACTCACACCGTTTCCCTCGCGGATCGTGCCAGGAGTGACGAATAAGGCAGAAGGGTAGGAAGAAGGAGTGGGAGAGAATGGCTCGGGGTCGAAGGCAACCGCGGCATCCCAATCGATGTCGTCCAACGATTGTGGAACCGCGTAGGCTGCCTCCACGAGGGAACGGGGAGTGAGGCCCTCATCGTCGTAGCCaagctgaaaaaaaagaaaatgaacattaaaatcataatttatgtttctcaTAAGCTCTAAAATATACAGTAAGTAAAACATGCATTGAAATCATTcctctattttattttcttttagctACCCTCTACCGAAGAAGAATGGCTTGCAATCTCAAGACGATTTGAGCAGCGCTGGAGATTTCCTCACGCAATAGGTGCAATCGATGGGAAGCACGTTGAAATTATTTGCCCTCGTAATAGCGGATCCGAATATCACAACTATCAAAAAATTTTTAGTATTGTATTAATGGTTGTGGTCGATGCTGATTATAACTTTTTATGGGCAGATGCTGGTGGTAAGGGAGGAATATCGGACGGTGGAATATTTATAAACACAAGGCTGTATCACAAGCTAGAAAACGACCAACTAAACATTCCACCAGCAACGCCATTGCAGGTCCCGTACCAAACCCCAGTCCTATACTTTATTCTCGGTGACAAGGCATTTGCC comes from the Anopheles coluzzii chromosome 2, AcolN3, whole genome shotgun sequence genome and includes:
- the LOC125908389 gene encoding uncharacterized protein LOC125908389; this encodes MLIKINKLLQVSRHSISRIVKETCACLIEALRDYVKLPSTEEEWLAISRRFEQRWRFPHAIGAIDGKHVEIICPRNSGSEYHNYQKIFSIVLMVVVDADYNFLWADAGGKGGISDGGIFINTRLYHKLENDQLNIPPATPLQVPYQTPVLYFILGDKAFAFTNYCLRPYSGVHPSDSMERTFNKMHSTCRMPVENSLGLEISESMESAQRLIMEKLNYSYVHDSDSPKHIIGRIGHRPAEIAEYHGRS